In Pygocentrus nattereri isolate fPygNat1 chromosome 3, fPygNat1.pri, whole genome shotgun sequence, the DNA window GCGCCTCCTGCAGGATGTCTGGGGCACTACCACCAGCTAAAAGATCATTAAATTCAAGGTGAATACCAGAAATGCAAACACGGCCCAGTCATGTACAAAACTTAATGAAATTTAAGTTACAAAATATTAATTCTAGTTATAGTCTTAGATTACAAAACACTGGAGCACACATCAGAGTACAGCAAAGCTCTGTTAAACTGATTTCTCACAAGTGAGGTATGATAGACCTTCTCATACTCACTGGCCAGAAGCCCCCATCCAGTGATGTAGCAGGTAAAGCCATTGGGTAAAGTCTGCCCTGGGTATGGAAGGTCCGCAAGGGTGATATAACCATTGCCATAGACTTCAGAAGCCAATCTCAGCAAAGCAATATCATTTCTGATGCCAATGAATAAACATACCACATGTAAAAGAATGCTTCTTAAACAACATTCAAAAATACgtataaacaaaatataagtACCCAATTGTAAGATCTCCAGTCCAGCCAGGATGAATAATGATCTTACTCACAGCACGAGTCTGCTCAGTACCTTCATACTTATAGAGATTGTACTCCCCCAGAACCACACGATAGAACTTggcctccagactgagggagacagagagagggacagagggagagggagagagagatttttgtttttgtacaataCAACCTTAAAGTTTTCTACAAACTGTCAAACTGATGTTTGATTTGGGCCATCAGAAAGTTTCACTGGCCTTCACCCAATTTTACATACTTGTACActatacatatcgctgttgtcagaaaaaaaccttgtatctctaaaatagtaactttacaggagaaggaaagtcaatggaaccatacTTTTTTAcccaaagtcattttgggtcatttctttttgtccagtCATCAacaaatttacagacaatgtaaagggcaacaggcattttcaaattatgtcaaaaactgaaaaacgcaaaaatggagatacaaagttttacAAGCGTTCCTCTGATTTACAGCATGCCATGTTTAAAAGAGTAGTTAATAGATAACATTCAcagaaatctctctctctctcacacacacacacacacacacacacacacacacacacacacacacacacacacacacacacaccacaattAGCACCCACTAAtcattaaacagaaaagagaaaagcatcACCTGAGGATACAGTGGGCTGCAGTCATAACATAGAGTGGGCTAACAAGGCTGCCCCCACAAATGTGGGCATAGTGGCCTGTATTCCAGTTGTCATACTGCAGAGATGCCTGAAGTACACAGCACAAATTAAAGCACGTTACACAAGTTATGTCACACAAATCATAATCCttgcagaaaaacattaaaatatcattAATGAAGAGAACAGAAATTATGCTTGTGCCTCATAACACTACATAGTgtacattctttttatttatacatttcacTTGATCTATTTCAGTACATAATTCaatcataaaataaacaatagtttatttgttttaagaaattaattttttttttcttcatttgagcatacaaaataatgatttaGGTAGATAGGAGCCACCTAGGTTGAATGTcaccaaatgttaaaaaacaacCTTATATTCGCAAAAAACTATTCGTCCATCAAGCAaacaatttcattaaaaatgaaggggccgaaaaagggttctttgaagtgATGTTAGATAAGATctttttggtttcctaaagaacatttcaatggatggttctagAATTTTTTCCACATGATAGAAAGATTCTAGAAGGTTTCCCTTATGGGAAGgatctttaaacctttaaaagatTCTTCATACTCATGCATCCCTTTTTCAAACATAGCATAGACTGGGTCTCTAGGGagccaaaagtgttttttatgtGGCATCAGTCCAAACAACCCTTTgtggcacttttatttttaggcTATGGTTGCCAGGCAACATAGcagcactgtgttttttttttttataacttggtacattagcacatacaaCTTGTGTGAGTTTACTGAGTATACAACAGCTTTAAAAGTGGCTCAACCTATCAGATATAATGCATCATCAAAACAGATGCAATAAACAGTACaatttttttagatgttttaagCATCACAGATGGTTAGTTTGCTTGGTCCAGTGATGGGCTTACCTGATATCTCCACATGTTTGGATGAGCATTCTGTCCACCTACAACCTTTCCAGTGTATCTCTCATTGCTCACCGTGAGGTCCGGTGGAGCGCTGGCATAGATGAGCCCTACAACCAAAAGATATTAATTCACTTATTCAAGCAACGATAGGGAATTGTGAGCACCTGTGAGACCAAATATGAAAACCATCAAATAACCAGAATTTGTATATTGTTTACCAATGCAGGACAAGAGGAGCACAAGATGCATCATTGTGGACTGGTCCAATCCTTTTCTTCAAGACTCATCTTGTATTTATAGGTCCGACAGTTGAAAGTAGTCGATGGAAAGAAGTCCAGATGTTGTCTGATGCAGTTCCAATTTCACCTTATTATCGCTTTCATGGTAttgacaaaaacaacagaactgGTGGCTGTTTACACTGGGGTGTAAAAATAGAGTGTGATAAGTAATCCCATTCAAATTGGCACAAtcaaaaataaagtgttaatgGTTTATATTGAACAAATGTGCAGGCTCAAGGCTGTGGgagctggagcaggtttttCCAAGATGTGAAAATTCAAGGTGTTTTGTGGTATAAACACTTTATCCTTGATATTACAATGAAACTCAAAGCAGTTGATGCAGTGCACTGACAAAGGAAATTAGCCAGAAAAGAAGGCAAAAagcttatttacataaaatatgcaTCCTTTCTTGGCATAGATTGCTTTTAGTGCTAAGCCCTTTACTTAAGATTTTTATATGCAAAAACAATTTAGAAATAAAcgtattttattgattttaaaaatgcacttttatatgcctaaacatttttattatatatatatatatatatatatatatatatatatatatatatatatatatatatttctaattTTTACTTATTACTTACTTTTATTTAATCTAGAAACCACAAACTGAATGCTGAGGTTTGAAGACAAATCTTTAAAGGACAGCACATTCATACAGTGCATTAATCAAATGAATAgtataaaaattacattttaagctACTACACTTACACAGTGCATTATTAACATTGTTCTAATTCAGAGtgatatttaaaatatgcaaacatATTGCATACTGAAGGGACAGAGTAGTCCAGTTTTAGTACGTCTAACACATCCATTTTATACTGCAAACTaatatatatactataaaaCCATGTAACTATAAAATGATAATGTTATTTGAACTATAAAAAAAGACTTCATGTTTATGGTCTAAGCAACAGCTGGGCACGGTTCAGAATCTCAGTCTGGATCTGAGGGTAATCAGGGTGTTCCAGCAGAACCtgagaaaacagaaacacagtctCTATACAAGGGTTTTTATACTTAAGCCACTCTGCAAGCTACCACTGACACATTCTGCAGCCAAACTTTACAAATGACATGACATGAAGATACACAATGAGATAAGCACCTCTGCTGAGTGGTCATAGAGATGAACAACATACTGCAATATAAACGCTACTTCCCCACTCACTGTCAGTGTTAGGTCACAGCCATTTCCCATTCTCTCCTCTACCAAGATTATACCCAGGCCTGATTTTATCTATGCGACCAAACAATGTTTATTGTAAAGTGGCTTACAAACCTGATGGCACACGTCAATTGCCTGTGTGTAATTCTTACACTTGAGGTAACTGAAGGCAAGTCGGTATCCtgtgaatacagtaaagtaacATATCATTATATCAGTACATATCTTCGctgtccaaaaataaaaaaaacaaaactgcaactttacaggagaagatgaaaatgttctttacttttaatggaaattaATTTAAAGATTTTTTATACCAAGCAATTGTGGAgtatttcttttggtcaaatcatcatgaaaatttcacaatgtaaaggcagCTGCTGTGATCAAACGATGTAGAagggacagtgacgatatgttGTTCATGTAACAACAGATTGAACCTGAACTAAGGAAATACTATCAAATTATGTGAGAAGTCCAGCATTAAAGGTGCATGAATCAAACTTAAATTGGTTAAATAGGTTAACTACAACATCACTGGtgtgtgctttgtttttttcactccTTGGATTTGCCTCCATTTTCACCCTTCAGCACAAAGCACACCCGTAGAATCGACAATGACCAGTGCTGAGACCATTCAGAGTGTGCCAGCATTACAAGGCATGACTTCACCTTCTAGAGATGAGGTAGACGGTTTATTAAGAGCACTGTCTTCATTATTTAGATACAGACGATAAAACTATGGCAGGATGCTAACATTGCTTGGGAAAGATCAAAACACTCAATGTAGcatctctctctgactgactctctctgactgactctctctgactgactctctctcctttgtaTAGCTAAAACAACAAAGTCACAAATTGCTAACAACAGTGAATACCATGGCTGTAGGCTAGTTTATCTCAGAGCACTTAAATTACGGTGATATACATCATTACATTTCACTCAGAAGTGATTAAAGACTTTGTCTAATCATGCTATCCATGTACTCTCCAAATTCATCTTTGCATGTCCGCAGCGTTTGGTCAGAGCAGGCGTCAAAcccctctgtctcttttgtCCGGGAGACTGTAACGCTACAAACCTATAAACATTTGGCTTtcagttcatatagatttgctGCTAGAGAATACTAGAGAATAGTCAAGAGCATCCTGTTTTTGTAATCACTTGTAATGTGTCAAGTGTCATCTGTGGAGTAGCCTTTAAGCTAGGACAAAGTTTGAATAAGACCCCCATTTCAGCCTTGTCTAGATAGCTTCATTGCCTGCACTGGAGTTTGATGTGACTGACTTTACATACATCTCTGTGAAGGAGGTTTATCCAAAGTGTTGCTTTGACAGACTCCCTGAGTGATAAAAATTTGCCTACTTTATTTGGAATGTAAAGTCAGCCATTCAAATAGTTTAACGCTGAATACACCtcacatttacattctgtgcAAATGTTGCTAATTATAAGTAATCTTTGCAAAGACGTTACAATGTAGATTTGTGTTTCAGCATGTTTCTGGCTTTTGCCATGTTTTCTTAGCTGAACAAACAGAGATGGGGGCAGATTTTTGTGGTGTAGGGAAGTGTTTTATAAAACGAGTGACAGGAGGTCAGAGTAAACAGAGATAAGCCCTTTTCTCTGGCCTGCAGTTTTTCAAACAGGCTTTCTCACGCACAAAATGTACTTGTGTGGATGCCAaagctaaaacattttttttctcatttttctggtgatataaaataaattgaGTAACGCACCTTTAAGACAAACAATCAAGAACATTTAGTGTTccagtgagaaactgaaagacTCCTCACCAATAGCAGGGTCTGTGCAATAGCTGTATTTCCAGGCCAGCTCATACTGCTGAGCAGCATCCTTGTATCTCTGATCATTCTCCATCATGAAGCCCTTGTACTCATATGCCCTGCTGCATGACTGAATAAGCACAGCAACAAGAGATGAAGAGATACTGCATCATGCCATTGATGGAACAGCCTAGTGAAAGGCAATATGGGATACTGCCTTCTCTACTACTTCAACAACTTTACTACTGTATAATTTAAACAGAGAGAACaactgacctatccatgctccacccacaaatgggTTCTCTTGTATCTAAAAATCCTTTTGAACACAATAAGAAACTGTAACTataatactgtttttatttattttgtttgtatttattttgtatccCTGTGAATCCGTTTCATAGTTAGAACAGATCAGATAGTATTAATGTCAGCATGGTGAAAAATTCATCACTGTCATTTCCAATCTGCCTGATGCCAATTAGCTACACAGTCCTGCTCAGTGGTTTCCATTTAAACTGGAAATccaaaattatgtaaatgactATTGGCTCTAAAGTGACTGAAGCACAGTAAAATCTGAACCTGAAaacataataatatttttaccaGCATTCAATAAAGCTCCAATCTGGCAATAGTTGCTACAAAAGACCTCATTTGTGGGTGTTATCGTacacaatattgccaaaagtattcagccatccaatcactgaattcagattttccagtcacttccatggccacaggtgtataaatccaagcacctaggcctgcagactgcttctacaaacattagtgaaagaatgggtcactctcaggagctcagtgaattccagtgtggtaccgtgattggacgccacctgtacaacaagtccagtcgtgaaatttcctcactactaaatatttcagtcAACTATCAGTGGTATTACAACAAAATGGAAGCTATTGGGAACGACAGTCACGTGTTCGGCCACgtgaaatgacagagtggggtcagcggatgctgaggcgcatagtgcgcagaggtcaccaactttctggaGAGTCAATCACtccagacctccaaacttcatgtggccttcagattagctcaagaatagcgtagagagcttaatggaatgggtttccaaggccaagcAACTGCACCCAAGCCTtccatcaccaagcgcaatgcaaagcgcagaatgcagtggtataaagcgtCGCCACtaaactctagagcagtggagacgtgttctctggagtgaagaatcacgcttctctgtctggcaatctgatggatgagtctgggtttggcggttgccaggagaacggtacttgtttgactgcaagtgtaaagtttggtggaggggggattatgatgtggggttgttttcaggagtttggctcggccccttagttccagtgaaaggaacgcttaatgcttcagcaccaagagattttggacaatttcatgctcccaactttgtgggaacagtttggtgaaccttcctgttccaacacggctgcgcaccagtgcacaaagcaaggtccataaagacacggatgagcgagtttggtgtggaagaacttgactggcctgcacagagtcccgACCTCAACCTGATGGagcacttttgggatgaattagagtggagactgtgagccaggccttcttgtccaacatcagtgtctgacctcacaaatgtgcttctggaaggacggtcataaattcccataaacacattcctaaaccttgtgtaaagccttcccagaagagttgaagctgttatagctgtgaagggtgggccgacatcatattaaaccctatggattaagaacgggatgtcactcaagttcatatgcgtgtgaaggaaGACAagcgaatacctttggcaatatagtgtagatacattcttaaaaagatggttgttCAAGAGTtctagaaccataaacactcaaagcaccatttacatgcattaatggttctgctattgttatgatgtcaagcttgtaataacagaactaccctttttggtgctatagaacctttttcaaacaGGCTCTACATTTAGCCATATATAATcatctatctgaagaaccatttcaccaggcaaagaacccgTTAAGCATGCAaaatgtctttactaaagaactcctgAAGAACCTGTTTAAAAGTATAGGTCCACTGAGTGAGTTCTGAAAGGAAGGTACATGCAGGAAGATGCGTCATTCATAATTTGACTTAATTTGACATAATTCGAAGGTCAACAACCTCAGAATTGCATACAGAATTGCTTGGTTATACCAACCAAGGACAAAGCAAATATAGCAGTTTCTCACCATGTTGTATCGTATACAGTCATCCAAAAGCTTCTCTGCATTTGTGTATTTTCCCGTTTTGATGTACATATCAGCGAGGAGCAAGCAGCTCTTCTCAAAGTCCTCAGCGGTGGCATGGGTCCATTGTGCTTTGCTGATCCTTTTCAGAAAGTTCCTGGCTCTGGGAGACTGTTTAAGCAGCATAAAAGCCTGAGCAGCTACCAATAATGAGGCCTCCAACAACACCTAGAGCCAAAGAGAAAGCCAGAATGTGTTTGTGCAAGATTCAGTAtactaaagaaaaatgaaaaggatGCAGCTCTCAACACAAAGCTATTAATAATGGTATAAACATTCACCAATCATAGAGCCAAATTTAATCTTCATACGTTTACTGTGCTctggattttaattttaaaacttCATCTACACAAATTCACAGGGGTGAAGCCAGCAATCCCATCAGAGTCCCCTGAGAAAAGCTTATGAAGTAATATATAATGGCATTGTTTCAAATGGCTTCAATAATCCCTGACATGTTACAGGGTCCCTTGTTAGCTGTTTCCCCCACCGAATGAATAACTTGGGTCTTTCCCTCTAACAGTGCCCCCTTGACCGCATTCCTGAGATTTATTCCACCAGAACCTTTTTGAGGTCAGTTAATCTAATTTGTTGCCTGTGGAAAATATTGATCTCTGCATTTAAGTcatattaaatatacaaaaaattttaaatataattgtaAGCTTAACTCTTCAATAAACACTCAACATTTAAAGCCATCTTGCTGCAGATTATCTGTTTGTATGCAAGTATGTGTCTAGGCAGAGTAAGAACACATCTAATTCTGTCTTCATATCTAGCATTAAATGGGCTAATCATACTAGTTGAACTTTTCAATTAAAGGCTCATTGcttttactttgtttatacGTGATCATGTAAAGATCAGATGGCAAGTGATGCAAGATTCCTTCTGCAGGTTTCCTTCCTTGGGCATGGgtaatttttgtccatttgtagGATTTTGTGCcgtaaaataaatattactggTTCTTCTCATTTATTTCCTCGAATTGTATATTAGTTTATGCATGATCACCCTGtatatgcttaaaaaaaaaaagacatttttacagtaaatgaACATTATTCTTCAGGTCaccattttctccatattttcCCTACATTTTAAGTCATATACtcatatattgtcactgtcaaaaaaaacaaaaacaaaaaaaaaaaacaacacacaagtATCTCCACAATAGTAAAGTTACAGGATAGGGAAAAACTTTCTTAGCcttaaatgtaagttaatgcaaTGTTATTTTATACCATGCCATTTTAAAGCATTACTGTTGATCAAATAATCAtgaattttcacacaatatataAGCCACAGGCTGCTATGCTAAAATTATGTAGAAAACTTAACATTgtagcaaaaaaacattttttttggacaACAATAATATGCATGTTATCAATTTAACATGTGTTAAACTTCCTACAAACATATGAACATATTTCCTTTGAAAATATTGTATATGTATTTGTAGGTTTTTGAAATTATGCATGGAAATATTACATCATTTCATGATgatatttatgtgtgtttaaGGCCTGCTTCCAACAACATATATcatgagggagagaaaaaaaaaaaaaaaaaaaaaaagacaattccTAAAAGTGGTCTACTAGGCATTTTGGAACTAAACCCTCCAAATGCAGATTTCTTGCAGGGACCCACACTTACATTATTTGCCACCATGGCAGACAGATCAAGCACAGCCTTCTCCACTTGCTTCGGCTCCTTGCTGTGGACCAGGCAGAGGTTGTAAAGGAAGACAGCTTTGTCTTGGCCAGTTTTAGAGCGGGGCCGGAAGGTCCTGAGCAAATCCTGGGCTATGCTCATTCCTATTAATTTACCCCCAAAAGCGAACGGTGGACTAAAACTGATAAACATTATGAAAAACAGGTCAAACAATCAGACTGATTATGattttacattatgtaattCTCTGCTTAGCCTTCTCCTTTGCTTCATGCATCTTCACAGTGCAGAACTGCTGAGTCAGACTTACTCTAGGTCCTCCTCCGAGCTCTCGAACACCTCTCCTCCAAAGGTGTCCTTGTCTGGGTTAAGACAGATATGCACCATGAGTTCCACAGCATCTTCCCCCCACTCTGGATCCCCCCTGGCCTGGTTCAGATGTATCAGTGCTTCCCTCACACGGTACGCATGCCTAATACATACAAAGCCTCAACAATCAAACATCTCAGTAAGGATGAAAAATATCTTCAAATTTCCAATTCCTGCTCACTTTAAGGTTCCATATGTTTAGGAAAATTGAGCCGATAAAAAGCAGATTTGTTCTTAAAAACAATTCTTTACAGAGACTGCTATAGGCTGGTGCTGCTGTGAGCTGGTACCTAGTATGTGAAGGGAACTgatgaaaaatctaattcagctCGTACATTTGATGGGAAACTCCTGCTGCAATTTTTGTATTCTATTGTTTAGTTTATTGAAGATGTTTGACAGCTGTGAACTATGACATTTGTCAATCTAATCAATCACTAAGGCACAATGAACAAAAATTACTTGAATCTGTTTAATTTTAGGACAAATGATAACATTTGTAACTTTTTTAGCTATATAAAATTAGTATAGTTATCAGCAGGCCTGCTACCACTAATGTGGTCAT includes these proteins:
- the LOC108436078 gene encoding elastase-1-like, with product MMHLVLLLSCIGLIYASAPPDLTVSNERYTGKVVGGQNAHPNMWRYQASLQYDNWNTGHYAHICGGSLVSPLYVMTAAHCILSLEAKFYRVVLGEYNLYKYEGTEQTRAVSKIIIHPGWTGDLTIGNDIALLRLASEVYGNGYITLADLPYPGQTLPNGFTCYITGWGLLATGGSAPDILQEAPIPVVEHSVCASPEWWGSAAKKSMICAGGDGNTSGCQGDSGGPLSCFTDGYWRVHGVVSYGPAVNCNMYTKPTVFTRVSFFLEWLYSQMV